The following proteins come from a genomic window of Pseudomonas putida:
- the mrdA gene encoding penicillin-binding protein 2, which translates to MPQPIPLKDHEKEKHLVNRRLLACAALVFCLVAVLIGRLYVLQVLQHDQQSAVSENNRVHVLPIAPERGLIYDRNGVVLADNKPSFDLTMTRERAGDSAKVLDTLTQVLGLGEEDRKQFDKDLRRGRKPFEPVTLMVGLTEEQIALVAVNQFRLPGLDVEPQFIREYPLAEHFAHSVGYVGRINEKEAKTLDSTEYRGTQSIGKTGIEHFYESRLHGHVGYEEVETNAQGRVMRVLKHQAPTPGEDIVLSLDAHLQVAAEKALGDRRGAVVVLDPANGDVLAMVSNPSFDPNLFVKGISFKQYAALRDSIDRPLFNRVLRGLYAPGSTVKPEVAIAGLDSGVITPGSRVFDPGYYELPNYEHKYRNWNRSGDGWVDMYTAIMRSNDTYFYDLAHKLGIDRLHDYMAEFGLGQKVSLDMNEEASGLMPSAQWKRATRRQAWYPGETLILGIGQGYMQVTPLQLAQATSLLASKGVWHRPHLALTVGGETPVDPNPMPDIVLHDRHAWDQVSQGMQMVMHDPRGIARAAAAGAQYRIAGKSGTAQVVAIKQGERYNRNKTLERHRDNALFVGFAPAEHPSVVVAVMIENGEAGGRVAGPVVREVMDAYLLDEQGHLKPQYAGGAVSKQVPHT; encoded by the coding sequence ATGCCCCAACCGATCCCTCTCAAGGACCACGAAAAGGAAAAACACCTGGTCAACCGCCGGCTCCTGGCTTGCGCTGCCCTGGTCTTCTGCCTGGTCGCCGTGCTGATCGGCCGTCTCTACGTGCTGCAAGTGCTGCAACACGACCAGCAAAGCGCGGTATCGGAAAACAACCGCGTACACGTCCTGCCCATCGCCCCCGAGCGCGGGCTGATCTACGACCGCAACGGCGTGGTGCTGGCCGACAACAAGCCTAGTTTCGACCTGACCATGACCCGTGAGCGCGCCGGCGACTCGGCCAAGGTGCTCGATACCCTGACCCAGGTTCTGGGTTTGGGCGAGGAGGACCGCAAGCAGTTCGACAAGGACCTGCGCCGTGGACGCAAGCCGTTTGAACCGGTCACCCTGATGGTTGGCCTGACCGAGGAGCAGATCGCCCTGGTAGCGGTCAACCAGTTCCGCCTGCCGGGCCTGGATGTAGAACCGCAGTTCATCCGTGAATACCCGCTTGCCGAGCACTTCGCCCATTCGGTCGGCTATGTCGGGCGGATCAACGAAAAGGAAGCCAAGACCCTCGACAGCACCGAGTATCGCGGCACCCAATCGATCGGCAAGACCGGTATCGAACACTTCTACGAAAGCCGGCTGCACGGCCACGTCGGCTACGAGGAGGTCGAGACCAATGCCCAGGGCCGGGTGATGCGCGTGCTCAAGCATCAGGCCCCTACCCCGGGCGAAGACATTGTGCTGAGCCTCGACGCCCACCTGCAAGTGGCTGCAGAAAAAGCCTTGGGCGACCGCCGTGGGGCGGTGGTGGTGCTCGACCCGGCCAACGGCGACGTGCTGGCGATGGTCAGCAATCCCAGTTTCGATCCCAACCTGTTCGTCAAGGGCATCAGCTTCAAACAGTACGCTGCCCTGCGCGATTCCATCGACCGGCCGCTGTTCAACCGCGTGCTGCGCGGGCTGTATGCACCGGGGTCGACGGTCAAGCCGGAAGTGGCCATCGCCGGCCTCGACAGTGGTGTGATCACTCCCGGCAGCCGGGTATTCGACCCCGGGTACTACGAGCTGCCCAACTACGAGCACAAGTACAGGAACTGGAACCGCAGCGGCGATGGCTGGGTAGACATGTACACCGCCATCATGCGCTCCAACGACACCTACTTCTACGACCTGGCGCACAAGCTCGGCATCGACCGTCTGCACGACTACATGGCCGAGTTCGGTCTTGGCCAGAAGGTCTCGCTGGACATGAACGAAGAGGCTTCGGGGTTGATGCCGTCTGCCCAATGGAAACGCGCCACCCGCCGCCAGGCCTGGTACCCCGGCGAAACGCTGATCCTGGGCATCGGCCAGGGCTACATGCAGGTCACCCCGCTACAACTGGCCCAGGCCACCAGCCTTCTGGCCAGCAAGGGCGTATGGCACCGCCCGCACCTGGCCTTGACCGTGGGTGGCGAAACACCGGTCGACCCGAACCCGATGCCCGATATCGTGCTGCACGACCGGCACGCCTGGGACCAGGTCAGCCAGGGTATGCAGATGGTCATGCACGACCCGCGCGGCATTGCCCGCGCCGCCGCCGCCGGGGCCCAGTACCGCATCGCCGGCAAGAGCGGCACCGCGCAGGTGGTGGCGATCAAGCAGGGGGAGCGCTACAACCGCAACAAGACCCTGGAGCGCCACCGTGACAACGCCCTGTTCGTCGGCTTTGCACCTGCCGAGCACCCGAGTGTGGTGGTGGCTGTGATGATCGAGAATGGCGAGGCCGGTGGCCGGGTGGCCGGGCCGGTGGTGCGCGAGGTGATGGATGCGTACCTGCTGGATGAACAAGGGCACCTGAAACCGCAGTATGCCGGTGGTGCAGTCTCCAAGCAGGTCCCGCACACCTGA
- a CDS encoding substrate-binding domain-containing protein, with the protein MLRLLLLLLPLLPLTAVAEPVHLRVQGSNTIGAALLPALVQGHLWAQQATAIEQRPGAVANETVITAVDAQGQPLRIDIAAHGSSTGFIALGHGEADLAAASRPINDTEVRQLKALGDLRAAGAEQVIGLDGVAVFVHPDNPLPQLNTEQLAHIFSGRIQYWEQLGLAGGPIHLYARDDRSGTFETFKALVLEPHRSELARQAQRFESSDELADRVRADRQAIGFSSLAAVHGAKVLAIAEGDAPAMLPDRPLVASEDYPLSRRLYFYLPANAKSQAKALAEFAQSPAGQAIVAEQGFVSQQIKSLAIPAQVDMPPRYRNLAQKAQRLSVNFRFQEGSASLDNKALRDTKRVADYLRQAGKLQNKAVLVGFGDPKETPGRAALLSRLRAQAVRRELARDGVEVLEVTGMGDELPVAGNELEQGRLRNRRVEVWVY; encoded by the coding sequence ATGCTCCGTCTGTTGCTCTTGCTGCTTCCCCTGCTCCCCCTGACGGCCGTGGCCGAGCCTGTGCACCTGCGCGTACAAGGTTCCAACACCATCGGCGCGGCCCTGCTGCCTGCGCTGGTGCAGGGGCATCTGTGGGCGCAACAGGCAACGGCGATCGAGCAACGGCCAGGCGCTGTGGCCAACGAGACCGTGATAACCGCCGTTGATGCCCAGGGCCAGCCTCTGCGCATCGACATCGCGGCGCACGGCTCGAGTACCGGCTTTATCGCGCTTGGCCATGGCGAGGCCGACCTGGCCGCAGCGTCTCGTCCCATCAACGATACCGAGGTGCGCCAGCTCAAGGCGCTGGGTGACTTGCGTGCAGCCGGTGCCGAGCAAGTGATCGGTCTGGATGGTGTTGCAGTGTTCGTCCACCCCGACAATCCCCTGCCACAGCTCAACACCGAACAATTGGCACACATCTTCTCGGGGCGGATCCAGTATTGGGAGCAACTGGGCTTGGCAGGCGGCCCGATACACCTCTATGCACGCGACGACCGCTCCGGTACCTTCGAGACCTTCAAGGCACTGGTGCTGGAACCGCACCGCAGTGAACTGGCCCGACAGGCGCAGCGTTTCGAATCCAGTGATGAGTTGGCCGATCGGGTACGTGCAGATCGCCAGGCCATCGGGTTCAGCAGCCTGGCAGCGGTGCACGGAGCCAAGGTGCTGGCGATCGCCGAAGGTGATGCGCCAGCCATGCTGCCGGACCGCCCGCTGGTGGCGAGCGAGGACTACCCCCTGTCACGCCGGCTGTACTTCTATTTGCCCGCCAACGCTAAGTCGCAGGCCAAGGCGCTGGCAGAATTCGCTCAGAGCCCTGCCGGCCAGGCAATCGTCGCCGAGCAAGGGTTCGTCTCACAGCAGATCAAGTCCCTGGCGATACCAGCACAGGTCGATATGCCGCCGCGCTACCGCAACTTGGCGCAGAAGGCACAGCGCCTGAGCGTCAACTTCCGTTTCCAGGAAGGCAGTGCCAGCCTCGACAACAAGGCCCTGCGCGATACAAAGCGCGTCGCCGACTACCTGCGCCAGGCCGGCAAGCTGCAAAACAAGGCGGTGCTGGTCGGCTTTGGCGACCCCAAAGAAACACCGGGCCGCGCCGCCCTGCTCTCGCGCTTGCGCGCGCAGGCGGTACGCCGTGAACTGGCGCGCGATGGCGTCGAAGTGCTGGAGGTTACCGGCATGGGCGACGAGTTGCCGGTTGCGGGTAACGAGCTGGAACAGGGGCGCTTGCGTAACCGCCGGGTGGAGGTTTGGGTGTACTGA
- a CDS encoding TerC family protein, whose product MTALHTFLTTPFLGTSTWLWLVFMAIVIGLLVLDLGVLHRKEREIEMRESLLLYSGYFSVGVLFGAWVWYQLGAQSALEFYTGFLVEQSLSMDNVFVMAMIFGFFAIPRRYQHRVLFWGILGVVFLRAIMIGVGATLVQNFEWVLYIFGAFLLFTGVKMAFSKEDSHPDLANNPVLKFVRRHMRVTDQIHGSHFFVRLTPPGESKALRYATPLFLALVLIELADLVFAVDSVPAIFAITQDPFIVYTSNIFAILGLRSLYFALSALMHRFVYLKYALALVLIFIGCKIFYHGMVGKVPALLSLGVTFGLLLGGVVVSLIKTRGEKAVVGEAQVEQPPSAQTKSAKKEEDPQLRV is encoded by the coding sequence ATGACAGCTCTACACACATTCCTCACAACGCCATTCCTCGGTACCAGCACCTGGTTGTGGCTGGTGTTCATGGCCATCGTCATCGGCCTGCTGGTACTCGACCTGGGCGTGCTGCACCGCAAAGAACGTGAAATCGAAATGCGCGAAAGCCTGCTGCTGTACTCGGGCTATTTCAGCGTGGGCGTGCTGTTCGGCGCGTGGGTCTGGTACCAACTGGGCGCGCAGTCGGCGCTTGAGTTCTACACCGGCTTTTTGGTCGAACAGTCCTTGTCGATGGACAACGTATTCGTCATGGCGATGATTTTCGGTTTCTTCGCCATCCCCCGTCGGTACCAGCATCGGGTGCTGTTCTGGGGCATCCTGGGGGTGGTGTTCCTGCGTGCGATCATGATCGGCGTGGGCGCAACACTGGTACAGAACTTTGAATGGGTGCTGTACATCTTCGGGGCATTCCTGCTGTTTACCGGGGTAAAAATGGCGTTTTCGAAAGAAGACAGCCACCCCGACCTGGCCAACAACCCGGTGCTCAAGTTCGTCAGGCGGCACATGCGCGTGACTGACCAGATTCATGGTTCACACTTCTTCGTGCGCCTCACCCCGCCAGGCGAGAGCAAGGCATTGCGCTATGCCACACCGCTGTTCCTGGCGCTGGTGCTGATCGAACTGGCCGACCTGGTGTTTGCCGTCGACAGCGTGCCTGCAATCTTCGCCATCACGCAGGATCCATTCATTGTTTACACCTCGAACATCTTTGCCATTCTCGGTTTGCGTTCACTGTACTTTGCCTTGTCGGCATTGATGCACCGCTTCGTTTACCTCAAGTACGCGTTGGCGCTGGTGCTGATTTTCATCGGCTGCAAGATCTTCTACCACGGCATGGTGGGCAAGGTGCCAGCACTGCTGTCGCTGGGCGTGACGTTCGGGTTGTTGCTCGGTGGGGTGGTGGTGTCGCTGATCAAGACGCGTGGGGAGAAAGCGGTCGTAGGTGAAGCCCAAGTGGAACAGCCCCCATCCGCGCAGACCAAGAGCGCCAAAAAGGAAGAAGACCCGCAATTGCGGGTCTGA
- a CDS encoding acyl-CoA dehydrogenase, with the protein MDFAYSPKVQALRERVTAFMDTHVYPAEPVFERQVAEGDRWQPTAIMEELKAKARAEGLWNLFLPESQYGAGLSNLEYAPLAEIMGRSLLGPEPFNCSAPDTGNMEVLVRYGSEAQKRQWLEPLLRGEIRSAFAMTEPDVASSDATNMAATAVRDGDEWVINGRKWWTSGACDPRCKVMIFMGLSNPDGPRHQQHSMVLVPTDAPGVKIVRPLPVFGYDDAPHGHAEVLFENVRVPYDSVILGEGRGFEIAQGRLGPGRIHHCMRSVGMAERALELMCRRSVERTAFGRPLARLGGNVDKIADSRMEIDMARLLTLKAAYMMDTVGNKVARSEIAQIKVVAPNVALKVIDRAIQLHGGAGVSGDFPLAYMYAMQRTLRLADGPDEVHRAAIGKYEIGKYVPVDMLRSGR; encoded by the coding sequence ATGGATTTCGCCTATTCACCCAAGGTCCAGGCACTGCGCGAGCGCGTCACCGCGTTCATGGATACTCATGTCTATCCCGCCGAGCCAGTGTTCGAGCGCCAGGTTGCCGAGGGTGACCGCTGGCAACCCACCGCAATCATGGAGGAACTCAAGGCCAAGGCCCGCGCCGAGGGCCTGTGGAACCTGTTCTTGCCTGAGTCGCAGTACGGTGCCGGCCTTAGCAACCTGGAATACGCGCCCCTGGCCGAGATCATGGGCCGCTCGCTGCTGGGGCCGGAGCCCTTCAACTGCTCGGCGCCGGACACCGGCAACATGGAAGTGTTGGTGCGCTATGGCAGCGAGGCGCAGAAGCGCCAATGGCTGGAGCCTCTGCTGCGGGGCGAGATTCGCTCGGCTTTTGCCATGACCGAACCGGACGTGGCCTCCTCGGACGCCACCAACATGGCCGCCACTGCCGTGCGTGACGGTGATGAGTGGGTGATCAACGGCCGCAAGTGGTGGACCTCCGGGGCCTGCGACCCGCGCTGCAAGGTGATGATCTTCATGGGCCTGTCCAACCCTGATGGCCCGCGCCACCAGCAGCACTCGATGGTGCTGGTGCCGACTGATGCACCGGGGGTGAAGATCGTTCGGCCGTTGCCCGTGTTCGGCTACGACGACGCCCCCCACGGCCACGCCGAGGTGCTGTTCGAGAACGTGCGTGTGCCCTATGACAGCGTCATCCTTGGTGAGGGCCGCGGCTTCGAGATCGCCCAGGGGCGCCTGGGCCCTGGCCGCATCCACCACTGCATGCGGTCGGTCGGCATGGCCGAGCGGGCGCTGGAGCTGATGTGCAGGCGCTCCGTCGAGCGCACAGCGTTCGGCCGGCCGCTGGCACGGCTGGGCGGCAACGTCGACAAGATCGCCGACTCACGCATGGAAATCGACATGGCGCGGCTATTGACCCTGAAGGCGGCGTACATGATGGACACGGTCGGCAACAAGGTGGCGCGAAGCGAGATCGCACAGATCAAGGTGGTAGCGCCGAATGTCGCATTGAAAGTGATCGACCGTGCGATTCAGCTCCATGGTGGGGCAGGGGTGAGCGGGGATTTCCCGCTGGCGTACATGTACGCGATGCAGCGTACCTTGCGCCTGGCTGACGGGCCCGATGAGGTGCACCGGGCGGCGATTGGCAAGTATGAGATCGGCAAGTATGTGCCGGTGGATATGTTGCGTAGCGGGCGGTGA
- a CDS encoding LysR family transcriptional regulator, which produces MNLSKVDLNLFIVFDAIYTEANLTRAGQIVGITQPAVSNALSRLRETFNDPLFVRTAQGMVPTPMAQNIIGPVRNALALLRTSVQESRIFNPQQANKTFRISMTDLTEAVILPPLFQRLRRLAPAVLIESFLCKRRETTKELAAGRLDFAVDAPLNTDPQVRHVKLMQDRYVCALRQGHPLADARLTLDSYLSMTHIHISSRRNGLGYVDLALGKMGVQRKVALRSQHYLMASQVLQQTDMAMTVPERFARRHQLRYQPLPVEVPALETHLYWHESTDQDPANRWMREQIIELCQRVVAEEERALEPV; this is translated from the coding sequence ATGAACCTCAGCAAGGTCGACCTGAACCTGTTCATCGTCTTCGATGCCATCTACACCGAAGCCAACCTGACCCGCGCCGGGCAGATCGTCGGTATTACCCAGCCAGCGGTGTCAAACGCGCTATCGCGCCTGCGCGAAACCTTCAACGACCCGCTTTTCGTGCGCACCGCCCAGGGCATGGTGCCCACCCCCATGGCGCAGAACATCATCGGCCCGGTGCGCAACGCCTTGGCGCTGCTGCGTACCTCGGTGCAGGAAAGCCGCATCTTCAACCCGCAGCAGGCCAACAAGACCTTCCGCATCAGCATGACCGACCTTACCGAAGCGGTGATCCTGCCCCCGCTGTTCCAGCGCCTGCGCCGCCTGGCGCCTGCGGTGCTGATCGAGAGTTTCCTGTGCAAGCGTCGCGAAACAACCAAGGAACTGGCCGCCGGGCGCCTGGACTTTGCCGTCGATGCGCCGCTCAATACCGACCCGCAAGTGCGCCACGTCAAGCTGATGCAGGACCGCTATGTCTGCGCCCTGCGCCAGGGTCATCCGCTGGCCGACGCCAGACTCACCCTCGACAGCTACCTGAGCATGACCCATATCCATATTTCCAGCCGTCGAAACGGCCTGGGCTATGTCGACCTGGCGCTGGGCAAGATGGGCGTGCAGCGCAAGGTCGCCCTGCGCTCGCAGCACTACCTGATGGCTTCGCAGGTACTGCAACAGACCGACATGGCGATGACCGTGCCAGAACGGTTTGCTCGTCGCCATCAATTGCGCTACCAGCCTCTGCCGGTGGAAGTGCCTGCGCTTGAGACGCACCTGTACTGGCACGAAAGCACCGATCAGGATCCGGCCAACCGCTGGATGCGCGAGCAGATCATCGAGTTGTGCCAACGGGTGGTGGCGGAAGAAGAACGGGCGCTGGAACCCGTGTAA
- a CDS encoding cysteine desulfurase family protein — translation MPSAPLYFDYAATTPVDERVIETMLTCLGRQVNFGNPASSGHAYGQSAREAVEQARQQVADCVGASAEDLVWTSGATESNNLALKGTAQGIGQPGHLITSQLEHKAVLDTVSELERQGWAVTRLAPDAAGLIQPYDVQAALREDTRLVSLMAVNNELGTVTDFAAIGERVRAHGALLHVDAAQAVGKLAIDLRAMAVDLMSFSAHKVYGPKGIGALYVGARARALMRAQIHGGGHERGLRSGTLPTHQIVGMGSAFALAGQPGDSEHQRIGHLARRLRDGLLALPGVSLNGCASQRIAHTLNLCIEAPGFNSMALASELALSTTSACNSASHAPSHVLLALGLDEAQARKSVRLSVGRFTSEAEVDKAIEVFERTVAGASLALW, via the coding sequence ATGCCCAGCGCCCCACTCTATTTCGACTATGCCGCCACCACACCGGTAGACGAGCGCGTCATCGAAACCATGCTCACCTGCCTCGGCCGCCAGGTGAACTTCGGCAACCCCGCCTCCTCCGGTCACGCATACGGCCAGAGCGCCCGCGAAGCCGTGGAACAGGCTCGCCAGCAAGTGGCCGACTGTGTCGGGGCGAGCGCTGAAGACCTGGTCTGGACATCGGGCGCCACCGAGTCCAACAACCTTGCGCTCAAAGGCACCGCGCAGGGCATCGGGCAGCCGGGCCACCTGATTACCAGCCAGCTTGAGCACAAGGCCGTGCTCGATACCGTCAGCGAACTGGAGCGCCAGGGCTGGGCAGTCACCCGCCTGGCACCAGACGCTGCAGGCCTGATTCAGCCCTATGACGTACAAGCGGCCCTGCGCGAAGATACCCGCCTGGTCTCGCTGATGGCAGTCAACAACGAACTGGGCACCGTCACCGATTTCGCTGCCATTGGCGAGCGCGTGCGTGCCCATGGCGCCCTGCTGCACGTGGATGCGGCCCAGGCGGTGGGCAAGCTGGCCATCGATTTGCGGGCGATGGCGGTAGACCTGATGTCGTTTTCTGCCCACAAAGTCTATGGACCAAAAGGCATCGGCGCGTTGTATGTCGGGGCTCGCGCACGCGCCTTGATGCGTGCGCAAATTCACGGTGGTGGGCATGAGCGCGGGCTGCGCTCAGGCACCCTGCCTACCCATCAGATCGTTGGCATGGGCAGCGCCTTCGCCCTGGCCGGCCAACCTGGCGACAGCGAGCATCAGCGCATCGGGCACCTCGCCAGGCGGCTGCGCGACGGGCTACTGGCGCTGCCAGGGGTCAGTCTCAACGGCTGCGCCAGCCAGCGCATAGCGCATACCTTGAACCTGTGTATCGAGGCCCCGGGCTTCAACAGCATGGCGCTGGCCAGTGAGCTGGCGCTGTCGACCACCTCGGCGTGCAATTCGGCGAGCCACGCGCCGTCGCATGTGCTGCTGGCGTTGGGGCTGGATGAGGCGCAGGCGCGCAAAAGCGTGCGCTTGAGCGTCGGGCGGTTTACCAGCGAAGCCGAGGTAGACAAAGCGATTGAGGTGTTCGAACGCACAGTTGCGGGGGCTTCGCTGGCCTTGTGGTGA
- a CDS encoding oxygen-insensitive NAD(P)H-dependent nitroreductase NfsB, with protein MDTVSLAKRRYTTKAYDAARKIPQATIDALLEQLRHSPSSVNSQPWHFIVADSAEGKARLAKSTLDGFAYNTPKILDASHVIVFCTRTDMTEAHLDAVLDQEAADGRFRDDQARAGQNQSRRHYVNLHRYDQKDLQHWMEKQTYLALGTALLGAAAHGLDATPIEGFDSKIMDAELGLREQGYTSVVVLSLGYRSESDFNAGLNKSRLPVSKVFTFL; from the coding sequence ATGGATACCGTTTCTCTGGCCAAGCGCCGCTACACCACCAAGGCGTATGATGCTGCCCGCAAGATCCCTCAGGCCACCATCGACGCCTTGCTCGAGCAGCTGCGCCACAGCCCATCCTCGGTCAATTCGCAGCCATGGCACTTCATCGTGGCCGACAGCGCAGAGGGCAAGGCACGTCTGGCCAAGAGCACGCTGGACGGTTTTGCCTACAACACGCCGAAGATCCTCGATGCTTCCCATGTGATCGTGTTCTGCACCCGCACCGACATGACTGAAGCACACCTGGACGCCGTGCTCGACCAGGAGGCGGCTGACGGACGTTTTCGCGATGATCAGGCCCGTGCTGGCCAGAACCAGAGCCGTCGCCATTATGTGAACCTGCACCGCTACGATCAGAAAGACCTGCAGCACTGGATGGAGAAACAGACCTACCTGGCCCTGGGCACTGCGTTGCTCGGCGCTGCCGCCCATGGCCTGGACGCGACGCCGATCGAAGGTTTCGACAGCAAGATCATGGATGCCGAACTGGGCCTGCGTGAGCAGGGTTACACCAGCGTGGTGGTGCTGAGCCTGGGTTACCGTAGCGAGTCGGACTTCAATGCCGGGCTGAACAAGTCGCGCTTGCCGGTTTCGAAGGTATTTACCTTCCTTTGA
- a CDS encoding LysR family transcriptional regulator encodes MLRITDLELFVRSSALGSFTAAAHEADLLPGQVAAAIKRLERDLDVRLFARTTRSLRLTAEGELYLPTALSVLQSLRQGRDNLHGAHSTLRGVLQVSAPSDLGRNILLPWLSDFRREHPELTLRLHLSDHVADLFRDPVDVAIRYGLNEEANYIALPLAPWNRRVLVASPAYLARHGRPQALDDLQQHACLLYLQQGRTYDKWRLGNRTVQVSGPLFSDDADVVRRWAVLGEGIAYKSWLDVSANVATGELEVLLPEHPGELSPVTLVCPHRKQLSPAVSQLHLWLRERFAAQQPH; translated from the coding sequence ATGCTCCGCATCACCGACCTCGAACTGTTCGTGCGCAGCAGCGCACTGGGCAGTTTCACCGCCGCGGCCCACGAGGCAGACCTGCTGCCCGGCCAGGTCGCAGCCGCCATCAAACGCCTGGAGCGCGACCTCGACGTGCGTCTGTTCGCACGTACCACCCGCAGCCTGCGCCTGACCGCCGAGGGTGAGCTGTACCTGCCCACCGCGCTCAGCGTGCTGCAGAGCCTGCGCCAGGGCCGCGATAACCTGCACGGCGCCCACAGCACCCTGCGTGGTGTGCTGCAGGTGTCGGCGCCCTCTGACCTTGGCCGCAACATCCTGCTGCCGTGGTTGAGTGATTTCCGCCGCGAACATCCTGAGTTGACCCTGCGGTTGCACCTGTCCGACCACGTTGCCGACCTGTTCCGCGACCCGGTAGACGTGGCCATACGCTATGGCCTGAACGAAGAAGCCAACTACATCGCCCTGCCCCTGGCCCCCTGGAATCGTCGCGTACTGGTGGCCTCGCCGGCCTACCTGGCGCGTCATGGGCGGCCGCAGGCGCTGGATGACTTGCAGCAGCACGCATGCCTGCTTTACCTGCAACAGGGGCGCACCTACGACAAGTGGCGGCTGGGCAACCGTACCGTGCAGGTGAGTGGCCCGCTGTTCAGCGACGATGCCGATGTGGTGCGGCGCTGGGCGGTGCTCGGCGAGGGCATTGCCTACAAGTCGTGGCTGGATGTCAGCGCAAATGTGGCGACTGGCGAGCTGGAAGTACTGCTGCCGGAACACCCGGGCGAGCTGAGCCCGGTAACCTTGGTATGCCCACACCGCAAACAGCTGTCTCCTGCGGTATCGCAGTTGCACTTGTGGCTGCGGGAGCGTTTCGCGGCACAGCAGCCGCACTGA
- a CDS encoding AraC family transcriptional regulator, whose translation MPDWIDLKQDADTGIESVRAHFVGHAYDPHWHESFLVGVTEQGVQQFNCRRTRHHSTPGQVFLLEPGDIHDGDAPTAEGFTYSTLYLEPTWLEAELRVLFEQAPNDSLPSFADTLCDDRQLARATTLAFQAVHGGEMRIVRQTATDDLLSCLTAHLHWRKRLNPDPRLPLTAQRARDYLHAHLDQDIGLDDMAQACGVDRFRLTRAFKAAFGLAPHAYLIQLRLARARRLLAQGQTPSEVAMALGFADQSHLGRWFRRAYRLTPADYRRRCSNLPD comes from the coding sequence ATGCCCGACTGGATCGACCTCAAGCAAGACGCCGACACTGGCATCGAGTCGGTGCGTGCGCATTTCGTTGGCCACGCCTACGACCCGCACTGGCATGAGAGCTTTCTGGTCGGGGTCACCGAGCAGGGTGTGCAGCAGTTCAATTGCCGCCGTACACGCCATCACAGCACACCCGGGCAGGTGTTCCTGCTCGAGCCTGGCGACATTCACGACGGCGATGCGCCAACGGCGGAAGGCTTTACCTATTCGACCCTGTACCTGGAGCCGACATGGCTGGAGGCCGAGCTGCGCGTGCTGTTCGAGCAAGCGCCCAATGACAGCCTGCCAAGCTTCGCCGATACGCTGTGCGATGATCGCCAGCTTGCCCGCGCCACCACCCTCGCCTTTCAGGCGGTGCACGGTGGGGAAATGCGCATCGTGCGGCAAACCGCCACCGATGACCTGCTCAGTTGCCTCACCGCCCACCTACACTGGCGCAAACGCCTGAACCCCGATCCGCGCCTGCCGCTGACTGCGCAGCGGGCGCGCGACTACCTGCATGCCCACCTCGACCAGGACATCGGCCTCGACGACATGGCACAGGCCTGCGGCGTGGACCGCTTCCGCCTGACCCGTGCGTTCAAGGCCGCCTTCGGCCTGGCGCCGCACGCCTATCTGATCCAGCTGCGCCTGGCCCGTGCCCGGCGTTTGCTTGCCCAAGGTCAGACACCGAGCGAAGTGGCCATGGCGCTCGGCTTTGCTGACCAGAGCCACCTGGGGCGCTGGTTCCGCCGTGCCTACCGGCTCACCCCAGCGGACTACCGGCGCCGCTGCTCAAACCTTCCAGACTGA
- a CDS encoding LysE family translocator, which produces MSHSLLPFMLFALVASISPGPTNLLILAHGARQGLRASVAPILAGCGAAAAVVLLVGLGLGELLMRHPLAQQVMSWAGVLWLSWLAWRILRSAGQPLDVSAAKPFDALSAASLQVVNPKVWIMAVTVIGVFAAPSLPVWQLTLVFLLIALPCMTAWALLGVGSARWLEAPGRLLWFNRGLAGMLLVSAWAALLG; this is translated from the coding sequence ATGTCGCATTCGTTGTTGCCGTTCATGCTATTCGCCCTGGTCGCCAGCATCAGTCCGGGGCCTACCAACCTGCTGATCCTCGCCCATGGCGCACGGCAGGGCCTGCGCGCAAGCGTGGCGCCGATCCTGGCGGGCTGCGGCGCGGCGGCGGCAGTCGTTTTGCTGGTCGGGCTGGGGCTGGGTGAGTTGCTGATGCGCCATCCCCTGGCCCAGCAGGTGATGAGCTGGGCCGGAGTGCTGTGGTTGAGCTGGCTGGCGTGGCGCATTTTGCGCAGCGCGGGGCAGCCTTTGGATGTCAGCGCAGCCAAGCCTTTCGACGCCCTCAGCGCAGCGTCACTGCAAGTGGTGAACCCGAAGGTGTGGATCATGGCAGTGACAGTGATCGGGGTGTTTGCCGCGCCGTCGCTGCCGGTGTGGCAATTGACGCTGGTGTTTCTGTTGATCGCCCTACCGTGCATGACGGCCTGGGCGCTGTTGGGGGTAGGCAGTGCGCGCTGGCTGGAGGCGCCAGGGCGGTTGCTATGGTTCAACCGGGGGTTGGCGGGCATGTTGCTGGTGTCGGCCTGGGCTGCACTGCTTGGCTGA